One Spirochaetota bacterium DNA window includes the following coding sequences:
- a CDS encoding FlgO family outer membrane protein, translated as MKIVKTVVIVFVFFFLSNPIFAQESLQDMVLSIGQQLQNKTIAVIEFSCTNGKSQPASSIIQERIITFFAVNKNVTVVERNKLEAILNEHALQMSGIIDTDSARQLGKLAAVNVIVTGSFTYITGSQIEVNVRAIDIVTGKIIASSNVMIKRDWQGNDDNINAIPSGIDQKAFENFKRGIEYYNNGKYSMAIEFFNRTIAHNPEYACAYLYRGIAYYRKGNYDNAMRDYDKAIELNPEYAAAYYNRAIAYKFAKPQYDCANEDLDKAIELNPEIASYYIERGELYVFKKEYDKAMEDLNKAIALNPNEAEAYSWRGYIWYAIKSNNDKAIMDYNKAIEINPASIGYWIDRAEVYFDEKQYSKALNDCNKAIEIDSDHAAEAYVLKDVIIKEMNKKIKKK; from the coding sequence ATGAAAATAGTGAAAACTGTAGTGATTGTCTTTGTATTCTTTTTTTTATCTAACCCAATATTTGCACAGGAAAGTCTTCAGGACATGGTGTTAAGTATTGGCCAACAATTACAAAATAAAACTATTGCTGTTATTGAATTTTCATGTACTAATGGCAAGTCTCAACCAGCTTCTTCTATAATTCAGGAACGCATTATTACTTTTTTTGCTGTTAATAAAAATGTTACAGTTGTTGAGCGTAATAAGCTTGAAGCAATTTTAAATGAACACGCATTGCAGATGTCTGGAATTATTGATACTGATAGCGCCAGGCAGTTAGGAAAATTGGCGGCTGTTAATGTTATTGTTACAGGATCATTTACCTATATAACCGGCAGTCAAATAGAGGTCAATGTTCGGGCTATTGATATTGTGACCGGGAAGATAATTGCAAGTAGCAATGTTATGATAAAAAGGGACTGGCAGGGCAATGATGATAATATCAATGCTATCCCATCAGGGATTGATCAAAAAGCATTTGAGAATTTTAAACGTGGTATTGAATATTACAATAATGGTAAATATAGCATGGCAATTGAATTTTTTAACAGAACTATCGCACATAATCCTGAATATGCCTGTGCATACCTTTATCGTGGTATTGCTTATTACAGGAAAGGAAATTATGACAATGCAATGCGCGATTACGATAAGGCAATTGAGTTAAATCCGGAATATGCCGCAGCTTACTATAATAGAGCCATTGCTTATAAATTTGCTAAACCACAGTATGATTGTGCCAATGAAGATCTTGATAAAGCAATAGAGCTTAATCCAGAGATAGCATCATATTACATTGAACGTGGCGAGTTGTATGTTTTTAAAAAAGAATATGATAAGGCCATGGAAGATTTAAACAAGGCCATTGCCCTTAATCCCAATGAAGCTGAAGCATATTCTTGGCGCGGTTATATCTGGTATGCAATAAAAAGTAATAATGATAAGGCAATAATGGATTATAATAAAGCAATAGAAATCAACCCCGCATCAATTGGATACTGGATAGATAGAGCTGAAGTATACTTTGATGAAAAGCAGTATTCAAAAGCACTGAATGATTGCAACAAAGCCATAGAAATAGATTCTGATCATGCAGCAGAAGCGTACGTACTGAAAGATGTCATCATTAAAGAGATGAATAAAAAGATAAAGAAGAAATGA
- a CDS encoding glycosyltransferase, protein MNIIFYTSGISGTGRLITGIAIYNALQRRNIDCTFTMITHSTSGCLAEELGIEHVYLPLENEAQLSKKHYHTSLLYHTLSVLKPDVLIVYLQWFTVCEFLDELPCKKIFLVRQIDKRFFNIETPENYYEFNPRQYSSIISIEPYDHPFEVMHINPIIIKNPDEILPAHSAKQKLNVPDDKPVCCISISGYESESEIYNKYYDENIRKKYYCITSSNYNTDLLFPIVDYFNAFDLVICGAGYNSFWETRFFNKKAITIPFKRVFEDQFYRVNNFSEFTFSTNGADQFVDIILYI, encoded by the coding sequence GTGAATATAATTTTTTATACATCCGGCATTTCAGGTACAGGACGCCTGATAACAGGTATTGCTATTTATAATGCATTACAGCGCAGAAATATTGATTGTACCTTTACAATGATAACTCATAGTACCTCTGGATGCCTTGCAGAAGAATTAGGCATTGAACATGTGTACCTGCCTCTTGAAAATGAAGCTCAACTTTCAAAAAAGCATTATCATACTTCACTATTATATCATACACTTTCAGTACTTAAACCTGATGTTTTAATTGTGTATTTACAATGGTTTACTGTCTGTGAATTTTTGGATGAGTTACCATGCAAAAAGATATTTTTAGTACGTCAGATTGATAAACGATTTTTTAATATTGAAACACCAGAAAACTATTATGAATTTAATCCACGACAGTATTCATCTATTATTTCCATTGAACCATATGATCATCCTTTTGAGGTAATGCACATCAATCCAATAATAATCAAAAATCCTGATGAAATTTTACCAGCTCATAGTGCCAAACAAAAACTAAATGTACCAGATGATAAACCCGTTTGCTGTATATCGATAAGCGGATATGAATCAGAATCCGAAATATATAATAAGTATTATGATGAAAATATACGAAAGAAATATTATTGTATCACTTCAAGTAATTATAATACTGATTTGCTTTTTCCCATTGTTGACTATTTCAATGCCTTTGATCTTGTTATATGTGGTGCAGGATATAACTCATTCTGGGAAACAAGATTTTTTAACAAGAAAGCAATAACAATACCATTTAAACGAGTTTTTGAGGATCAGTTTTATAGAGTTAATAATTTTTCAGAATTTACTTTTTCAACAAATGGTGCCGACCAGTTTGTTGATATTATATTGTATATTTGA
- a CDS encoding glycyl-radical enzyme activating protein encodes MTIDSTGIVLEIQRMSTEDGPGIRSTVFMKGCPLKCVWCHNPESIHPKPQVQWIGARCIGCKTCVQECPNGALTFDDGIHINRNVCKGCGRCTEVCPSTAMELLGKRWSADSLVQELLKDSAYFGTSGGGITISGGESTFQAHFVKKVLVELKHHGIHTAIDTCGICNQHTLDMLLPHVDLVLYDIKEMDPAKHQEFTGKSNYRVLSNIRYILSFMKEHLFPREVWIRTPLIPGKTARDENIVAIAHEINELLSINPKAITRWDLCAFNNLCKDKYTRLGLQWELAHTPLLTKEELDHFGTIAKQHCSNAAIVKTSGSTRIEDDEAPLVKPKKKLGC; translated from the coding sequence ATGACTATTGATTCCACTGGCATAGTACTTGAAATACAGCGCATGTCTACTGAGGATGGCCCGGGTATACGCTCTACGGTGTTTATGAAAGGCTGCCCCCTCAAATGTGTGTGGTGCCACAATCCTGAAAGTATACATCCAAAACCCCAGGTGCAATGGATTGGTGCTCGATGCATTGGATGTAAAACGTGCGTGCAAGAATGTCCCAATGGAGCACTGACATTTGATGATGGCATACATATTAATCGCAATGTGTGTAAAGGATGTGGTAGGTGTACTGAAGTATGTCCGTCAACTGCCATGGAGCTTTTAGGAAAACGGTGGAGTGCTGATTCACTGGTACAGGAGCTTTTAAAAGACAGTGCATATTTTGGCACTTCGGGTGGTGGTATTACCATTTCAGGTGGCGAAAGCACCTTCCAGGCTCATTTTGTAAAAAAGGTACTGGTGGAACTAAAACATCATGGCATTCACACTGCAATTGACACCTGTGGGATATGCAACCAGCATACGCTTGATATGTTGCTACCCCATGTTGACCTGGTATTGTATGACATAAAAGAGATGGATCCTGCTAAACACCAGGAGTTTACTGGCAAGTCAAATTATAGAGTTCTTAGCAATATTAGATATATTCTTTCATTTATGAAAGAGCATCTTTTCCCACGTGAGGTGTGGATACGCACACCGCTTATTCCGGGGAAAACAGCCCGTGATGAAAATATCGTGGCTATAGCTCATGAAATAAATGAATTGCTATCTATTAATCCAAAAGCTATTACCCGCTGGGATTTATGTGCATTTAATAATCTATGCAAGGACAAGTATACACGCTTGGGGTTACAGTGGGAACTGGCACACACGCCACTTTTAACAAAAGAAGAGCTTGATCATTTTGGAACGATAGCAAAGCAGCATTGCAGTAATGCGGCAATTGTAAAAACAAGCGGTTCAACACGTATAGAAGATGATGAAGCGCCGCTAGTAAAACCAAAGAAAAAGTTAGGATGCTGA